In Klebsiella aerogenes, the DNA window AGGTCTGCTCTGCCTGGGTGACATTCAGCACGTGGTGTACCGGATGGTCGCCTTTTTGCAGCGGGATCACTTTCCCCTCGTTATCGTACAGTTCAATACTGAACGGAATGTGCAGCGGCTGCTTGTCGGCTTGTTCCGCAGTCGGCGGCGTACGCTGGCTGATGGTCAGCGTGTACTGCTCGGTTTCCGGATTGTAGTCGTCATGCACGCTGACCACCGGGGTACCGGACTGGCTGTACCAGCGGCGGAAATGCGACAAATCGACGTTGGAAGCGTCTTCCATCGCCTGCACAAAGTCGTCGCAGGTGGCGGCGCTACCGTCGTGGCGTTCAAAGTACAGCTGCATCCCTTTCTGGAAGTTTGCTTCACCCAGTAATGTGTGCAGCATACGGATCACTTCTGCGCCCTTTTCATAGACGGTCAGGGTGTAGAAGTTGTTCATTTCGATAACCATATCCGGACGGATCGGGTGCGCCATCGGACTGGCGTCTTCGGCAAACTGCATCCCGCGCATGGTGCGCACATTATTAATGCGATTAACCGCGCGCGAGCCGAGATCGGAGCTGAACTCTTGATCGCGGAATACGGTCAGCCCTTCTTTCAGGCTGAGCTGGAACCAATCGCGACAGGTGACGCGGTTGCCGGTCCAGTTGTGGAAATACTCATGGCCAATCACGCGCTCGATATCGAGGTAGTCTTTATCGGTCGCGGTATCGGTACGGGCCAGCACATATTTGGAGTTAAAGACGTTAAGTCCTTTGTTCTCCATCGCGCCCATATTGAAGAAATCGACGGCGACAATCATGTAGATGTCGAGGTCATATTCGAGGCCGAAACGGGTTTCATCCCACTTCATGGAATTTTTCAGCGAGGTCATCGCCCACGGCGCGCGGTCCAGATTGCCGCGGTCAACGTACAGCTCAAGCGCGACTTCACGCCCGGAACGGGTGGTGAAGGTATCACGCAATACGTCGAAGTCGCCAGCCACCAGCGCGAACAGGTAGCACGGTTTCGGGAACGGGTCCTGCCACTGGATCCAGTGGCGGCCGTTGTCCAGCTCGCCCTGCGCCACGCGGTTGCCGTTGGAGAGCAGGAACGGATATTTTGTTTTATCGGCGATGATTTTGGTGGTGAAGCGCGCCAGTACATCCGGGCGGTCCAGGTACCAGGTAATATGGCGGAAGCCTTCCGCTTCGCACTGGGTACACAGCGCTTCGCCTGACTGATACAGGCCTTCCAGCGCAGTGTTCGCCGCCGGGCTAATTTCATTGACGATAGTCAGGGTGAAGCTTTCCGGCAAGCCGTTAATCACCAGCTGATTGTTTTCTTCTTTATAGTCGGTCCACGGCTGGCCGTTCACCTGTAGCGAAATTAGAGTCAGGTCTTCGCCATCCAGACGCAATGGCACATCAGACGCAGCCGCGTGACGGGAAACCTTACTCTCGGCCGTGACAACGGTTTTCGCGGCATCCAGGTCAAAGGTCAAATCAATATCGCTAATCAGATAGTCCGGCGCACGGTAGTCGTGGCGGTATTTGGCTTGGGGCTGTTGTGTCATAAAAAACCTTTAGCGTGTCTGTAAAGTATCGGCTCCAGTCTATTCCTGTTGTGAAGATCGCGCTATGCAGAATCTTCATCTTTTCAACGTTCAACACGAAAATCGCTACATAGTGATAACATATGAGGCACGAAATGCGCTCGACCAGGCGTAAAGCTTGTGGTGTGATCCATGTTCAATATATTAAACTAGGCCTCGCAAATGACCGTCAGCGTTGCCGTCGGACCATCGCAGCAGGACAGCATCGGGTAATAAAGGTATACTCCGCCTCCTTTTTTCTGCTTTGGTTTGAATGGAACGCCCCAGTGAGAGGATGCTACTGCGCACCATGACACAATTCACTTCTCCTGTACTGCACTCGCTGCTTGATACGGATGCCTATAAGCTGCACATGCAGCAGGCTGTCTTCCACCGCTACTACGATGTGGACGTCGCGGCGGAATTCCGCTGCCGTGGAGATGACCTGCTCGGCATCTATGCCGACGCGATTCGCGAGCAGGTCGAGACCATGCGCGACCTGAAGTTGCAGGACGATGAGTATCACTGGTTATCCACCCTGCCGTTCTTCTCGCAGGACTATCTCGACTGGCTGCGCGACTTCCGCTATGACCCAAGCCAGGTCACCGTCAGCAACGATAACGGCAAGCTGAATATTCGCCTCGCCGGGCCGTGGCGTGAAGTGATCATGTGGGAAGTGCCGCTACTGGCGGTCATAAGCGAACTGGTGCATCACTACCGCTCGCCGGAAATCGGCGTTGATCTGGCGCTTAAGACGCTTGAACACAAGCTGGTCGACTTCGCCAACATGACCGCCGACATCGATATGTCAGCGTTTCACCTGATGGATTTCGGCA includes these proteins:
- the pepN gene encoding aminopeptidase N, with translation MTQQPQAKYRHDYRAPDYLISDIDLTFDLDAAKTVVTAESKVSRHAAASDVPLRLDGEDLTLISLQVNGQPWTDYKEENNQLVINGLPESFTLTIVNEISPAANTALEGLYQSGEALCTQCEAEGFRHITWYLDRPDVLARFTTKIIADKTKYPFLLSNGNRVAQGELDNGRHWIQWQDPFPKPCYLFALVAGDFDVLRDTFTTRSGREVALELYVDRGNLDRAPWAMTSLKNSMKWDETRFGLEYDLDIYMIVAVDFFNMGAMENKGLNVFNSKYVLARTDTATDKDYLDIERVIGHEYFHNWTGNRVTCRDWFQLSLKEGLTVFRDQEFSSDLGSRAVNRINNVRTMRGMQFAEDASPMAHPIRPDMVIEMNNFYTLTVYEKGAEVIRMLHTLLGEANFQKGMQLYFERHDGSAATCDDFVQAMEDASNVDLSHFRRWYSQSGTPVVSVHDDYNPETEQYTLTISQRTPPTAEQADKQPLHIPFSIELYDNEGKVIPLQKGDHPVHHVLNVTQAEQTFVFDNVYFQPVPALLCEFSAPVKLEYKWSDQQLTFLMRHARNDFSRWDAAQSLLATYIKLNVNRHQQGQPLSLPIHVADAFRAILLDENIDPALAAEILTLPSANEIAELFATIDPIAIAAVREALTRTLARELADELLVVYNANKLDSYRVEHADIGKRALRNTCLRYLAFGDVELADKLVSAQYHHADNMTDALAALAASVAAELPCRDVLMQEYDDKWHQDGLVMDKWFILQSTSPAANVVETVRGLLNHRSFSMSNPNRVRSLIGAFAGSNPAAFHAEDGSGYQFLVEMLTELNSRNPQVASRLIEPLIRLKRYDQKRQGMMRAALEQLKGLENLSGDLFEKISKALA